A genomic stretch from Nocardia wallacei includes:
- a CDS encoding MarR family winged helix-turn-helix transcriptional regulator — MHIERLANLLGATALAVSDKMIRDVTARAKTNPSATAALTVLLQAGPMGVTDLGRCLGLTQSAATRTLDSLENAGLVRRTRTGRVRAIELTAAGRRSAAMVLRERVRWLETLAGALDEPDRAHLERILGTLLTRIYDEVPDADLLCRLCDRRACTHEQVCPVGQAARDRSG, encoded by the coding sequence ATGCATATCGAACGGCTGGCGAATCTGCTGGGCGCGACCGCGCTGGCGGTCAGCGACAAGATGATTCGCGATGTCACCGCGCGGGCGAAGACGAACCCCAGCGCGACGGCGGCACTGACCGTCCTGCTCCAGGCCGGCCCGATGGGGGTGACCGACCTGGGCCGCTGCCTGGGCCTGACCCAGTCCGCGGCCACTCGCACGCTGGACTCGCTGGAGAACGCCGGACTGGTGCGCCGCACCCGAACCGGGCGCGTCCGCGCCATCGAGCTGACGGCGGCCGGACGCCGCAGTGCCGCAATGGTTCTGCGCGAACGGGTGCGCTGGCTGGAGACCCTGGCCGGCGCGCTCGACGAACCGGACCGGGCACATCTCGAACGGATTCTCGGCACGCTGCTGACCAGGATCTACGACGAGGTGCCGGACGCGGACCTGCTCTGCCGGCTGTGCGACCGGCGCGCGTGCACGCACGAACAGGTCTGCCCCGTCGGACAGGCCGCGCGCGATCGGTCGGGGTGA
- a CDS encoding phosphate signaling complex PhoU family protein: MTELLARTAATREDKPVRTKFSSELAALTDELARLSALAHEATERVAVAVAEANLTAAYEVLAIEEQLQALHGKCENRSVILLALEAPVARDLRHVVTAMQIADDLSRMSWLTSRIADSVVHRYPEPVAPPDILRQLGAIGGIVTDLAVTAGRAITGIGLSADRSSEDAHARLTALQQQVLRTISAPQWQHGSAMAVDLALLVHHYERCAEHCVRIERLIHFFHTGIPLSAQVGED; this comes from the coding sequence GTGACCGAACTGCTGGCACGTACGGCCGCGACCAGAGAAGATAAGCCCGTGCGGACGAAATTCTCCTCCGAGCTGGCTGCGCTCACCGACGAGCTGGCCCGCCTGTCGGCCTTGGCGCACGAGGCCACCGAACGCGTCGCGGTGGCGGTGGCGGAAGCCAACCTGACCGCCGCGTACGAGGTCCTCGCCATCGAGGAACAGCTGCAGGCACTGCACGGGAAATGCGAGAACCGGTCGGTGATCCTGCTCGCCCTGGAGGCCCCCGTCGCCCGCGACCTCAGACACGTGGTCACCGCGATGCAGATCGCCGACGACCTGTCCCGGATGAGCTGGCTGACCAGCCGCATCGCCGACAGCGTGGTGCACCGCTACCCGGAACCCGTTGCGCCGCCGGACATTCTGCGGCAGCTGGGCGCGATCGGGGGTATCGTCACCGACCTCGCCGTGACCGCCGGTCGCGCCATCACCGGCATCGGCCTGTCGGCGGATCGCAGCTCCGAGGACGCCCACGCGCGGCTCACCGCGCTGCAGCAGCAGGTGCTGCGAACCATCTCCGCGCCGCAGTGGCAGCACGGCAGCGCCATGGCCGTCGATCTCGCCCTGCTCGTACACCACTACGAACGTTGCGCCGAGCACTGCGTACGCATCGAGCGGCTGATCCACTTCTTCCACACCGGAATTCCGTTGTCGGCGCAGGTGGGCGAGGACTGA